A region from the Pseudopipra pipra isolate bDixPip1 chromosome 8, bDixPip1.hap1, whole genome shotgun sequence genome encodes:
- the CHUK gene encoding inhibitor of nuclear factor kappa-B kinase subunit alpha: MERGGPPAGPERAPGGAALRGHPAGACGPWEMRDRLGTGGFGNVCLYQHQDSGDRVAIKSCRLELSVKNKDRWCHEIDIMKKLNHPNVVKACEVPEEMNFLVNDVPLLAMEYCSGGDLRKLLNKPENCCGLKESQILSLLSDIGSGIQYLHENRIIHRDLKPENIVLQDEGGKIVHKIIDLGYAKDLDQGSLCTSFVGTLQYLAPELFENKSYSVTVDYWSFGTMVFECIAGFRPFLHNLQPFTWHEKIKKKDPKHIFASEEMNGEVRFSTHLPQPHSLCGLIVEPMENWLQLMLNWDPQQRGGGSDPETGRPRCFLIMDHILNLKIVHILNMTSAKIVSFLLHPEESLHSLQNRIEFETGISTGNQELLLETGICLDPRKPASQCVIDGVRGWDSYMVYLFDKSKTVYDGPFASRSLSDCVNYIVQDSKIQLPIPQLRKVWAEAVHYVIGLKEDYSRLFQGQRAAMLSLLRYNANLIKMKNNMVSASQQLKAKLEFFHQSIRLDLERYSDQMAYGISSEKMLKAWKEMEEKASQCAQAEDIGYLDEQIMALHTEIVELQKSPYARRQGEVMESLEQRAIDLYKQLKTRPPDHAYSDSTDMVKIIVQTVQSQDRVLKELFGHLSKLLGCKQKIIDLLPEIEVALNNIKEADNSVMQMQGKRQREIWHLLKIACTQSSSRSLVSSSLEGPASTPAAAWLPQGSSGNAPPHPLSSLAAPQEGENFADVIQENVNYLELFSSILQEVRQEQNSMMSFDWSWLK, from the exons ATGGAGCGGGGCGGGCCCCCCGCCGGCCCCGAGCGGGCCCCCGGCGGGGCGGCGCTGCGCGGGCACCCGGCCGGCGCCTGCGGGCCCTGGGAGATGCGCGACCGCCTGGGCACCGGCGGCTTCGGCAACGTGTGCCTGTACCAGCACCAG GACTCGGGCGACCGCGTGGCCATCAAGTCGTGCCGGCTGGAGCTCAGCGTCAAGAACAAGGACCGCTGGTGCCATGAGATCGACATCATGAAGAA GTTGAACCATCCCAACGTAGTAAAAGCCTGTGAAGTTCCCGAGGAGATGAACTTTCTGGTTAACGACGTTCCCCTCCTGGCCATGGAATATTGCTCGGGGGGTGACCTCCGGAAG ctgctaaacaaaccagaaaactgCTGTGGACTTAAGGAAAGTCAAATCCTTTCTCTGCTTAGCGACATCG GTTCTGGTATCCAGTATTTGCATGAAAACAGAATTATACACAGAGATTTAAAGCCTGAAAATATTGTTCTTCAGGATGAAGGTGGGAAG ATTGTCCACAAAATAATAGACCTGGGATATGCAAAGGATCTGGATCAAGGAAGTTTATGCACTTCGTTTGTTGGAACATTACAATATTTg GCTCCAGAACTCTTTGAGAATAAATCCTACTCGGTTACTGTTGATTACTGGAGCTTTGGGACGATGGTGTTTGAATGCATTGCAGGATTTAGACCTTTCTTACATAATCTACAGCCATTCACCTG GCATGAAAAAATCAAGAAGAAGGACCCGAAGCACATCTTTGCCTCCGAGGAGATGAACGGGGAGGTTCGGTTCAGCACCCACCTGCCGCAGCCCCACAGCCTCTGTGG TTTGATTGTAGAACCCATGGAAAATTGGTTGCAACTGATGCTGAATTGGGATCCACAGCAGAGGGGTGGAGGTTCGGATCCCGAGACCGGTCGTCCGAGGTGTTTCCTAATAATGGATCACATCCTGAATTTGAAG ATAGTGCACATCCTAAACATGACCTCTGCCAAGATCGTGTCCTTTCTTTTGCATCCCGAGGAAAGCCTTCATTCCCTTCAGAATCGGATTGAGTTTGAGACTGGGATAAGCACTGGAAAtcaggagctgctgttggaaaCAGGGATTTGCCTGGACCCTCGGAAACCTGCTTCCCAGTGTGTTATTGATGGCGTG AGAGGCTGGGACAGCTACATGGTCTATTTGTTTGATAAAAGCAAAACTGTCTACGATGGCCCCTTTGCTTCTCGGAGTCTGTCTGACTGTGTGAACTACATTG TCCAGGACAGTAAGATCCAGCTGCCGATCCCTCAGCTGCGCAAGGTGTGGGCAGAAGCGGTTCACTACGTGATCGGCCTGAAGGAGGATTACAGCAGGCTCTTCCAGGGCCAGAGAGCTGCCAT GCTCAGCCTCCTTCGGTACAACGCCAACCTGATCAAAATGAAGAACAACATGGTCTCAGcatcccagcagctgaaggcaAAGCTGGAATTCTTTCACCAGAGCATTCGCCTCGACCTGGAGAGATACAGTGACCAGATGGCTTATGGAATAT CTTCAGAGAAGATGCTCAAAGCCTGGaaggaaatggaagagaaagccTCTCAGTGTGCACAG GCTGAAGATATTGGGTATCTGGATGAGCAGATCATGGCTCTGCACACAGAAATCGTGGAGCTCCAGAAGAGTCCGTATGCCAGGCGCCAGGGAGAGGTCATGGAGAGCCT gGAACAGAGAGCCATAGACTTGTACAAGCAATTGAAAACAAGACCTCCAG ATCATGCCTACAGTGACAGCACAGACATGGTGAAGATCATTGTGCAGACAGTCCAGAGCCAAGACCGAGTCCTCAAGGAGCTCTTTGGCCATCTCAG CAAGCTCTTGGGCTGTAAGCAGAAGATCATTGACTTGCTTCCTGAGATTGAAGTGGCTCTAAATAACATCAAGGAAGCTGACAACTCAGTGATGCAGATGCAGGGAAAAAGACAAAGGGAGATATGGCATTTGCTGAAAATTGCTTGT ACTCAGAGCTCCTCCCGATCCCTGGtcagctccagcctggaagGGCCGGCCTCGACTCCCGCAGCCGCGTGGCTCCCGCAGGGCTCCTCAGGGAAcgcccctccccaccctctgtCCTCgctggcagctccccaggaaGG ggaAAATTTTGCTGATGTGATACAGGAGAATGTGAATTACCTGGAACTCTTCAGCAGCATCCTGCAGGAGgtgaggcaggagcagaacagCATGATG AGTTTTGACTGGAGCTGGCTGAAGTAG
- the ERLIN1 gene encoding LOW QUALITY PROTEIN: erlin-1 (The sequence of the model RefSeq protein was modified relative to this genomic sequence to represent the inferred CDS: deleted 1 base in 1 codon): MAMAQAGAAAAAASALLVFLLYSAIHRVEEGHLAVYYRGGALLTSPSGPGYHIMLPFITTFKSVQTTLQTDEVKNVPCGTSGGVMIYIDRIEVVNKLAPHAVYDIVRNYTADYDKTLIFNKIHHELNQFCSAHTLQEVYIELFDQIDENLKLALQKDLNVMAPGLTIQAVRVTKPKIPEAIRRNFELMEAEKTKLLIAAQRQKVVEKEAETDRKKAIIEAEKAAQVARIHYQQKIMEKETEKRISEIEDAAFLAREKAKADAEYYTARKLADANKLKLTPEYLELMKYQAIAANSKLYFGDRIPGVLLESCAFQQASPRTAHQPAFLHRRPRRPLEKASSEARKALAEEGGGIPVWLSSKARLWSGTWPRAGGADAAHAWTSCV, from the exons ATGGCCATGGCCCAGGCGGGGGCCGCGGCCGCGGCGGCCTCGGCGCTCCTCGTGTTCCTGCTCTACTCCGCCATCCACAGGGTCGAGGAGGGACACCTGGCCGTGTACTACAG GGGCGGCGCGTTGTTAACCAGCCCGAGCGGACCCGGCTACCACATCATGCTCCCCTTCATCACCACCTTCAAATCCGTGCAG ACCACGTTGCAGACTGATGAAGTGAAAAATGTGCCTTGTGGGACAAG TGGGGGTGTGATGATCTACATTGACCGGATCGAGGTTGTGAACAAGCTGGCCCCACATGCAG tgTACGACATCGTGAGGAACTACACCGCGGACTACGACAAGACCTTGATCTTCAACAAAATCCATCACGAGCTGAATCAGTTCTGCAGTGCCCACACCCTGCAGGAGGTGTACATCGAGCTCTTTG ATCAGATAGATGAGAACTTGAAGTTGGCCCTGCAGAAAGACCTCAATGTCATGGCACCAGGTCTCACTATCCAG GCTGTGCGTGTTACAAAACCCAAAATTCCAGAGGCCATCCGAAGAAATTTTGAGCTGAT GGAGGCTGAGAAGACCAAGCTGCTGATTGCAGCCCAGAGGCAGAAGGTGGTGGAGAAGGAGGCAGAGACAGACCGGAAGAAAGCAATCATTG AGGCAGAGAAGGCTGCCCAGGTGGCCAGGATTCACTACCAACAGAAGATTATGGAGAAGGAGACGGAGAAGCGGATTTCTGAGATTGAGG ATGCTGCATTCCTGGCAAGAGAGAAGGCCAAAGCTGATGCTGAGTACTACACTGCTCGGAAGCTGGCTGATGCCAACAAG CTGAAGCTGACCCCCGAGTACCTGGAGCTGATGAAGTACCAGGCCATAGCCGCCAACAGCAAACTTTACTTCGGTGACCGCATCCCCGGCGTGCTCCTGGAGTCCTGTGCCTTCCAGCAGGCCAGCCCGAGGACTGCCCACCAA CCAGCCTTCCTGCACAGGAGGCCCCGGAGACCTCTGGAGAAAGCCAGCTCAGAGGCAAGGAAAGCACTggctgaggagggaggaggaatcCCGGTGTGGCTCAGCAGCAAAGCCCGGCTGTGGTCGGGGACGTGGCCCCGGGCTGGTGGGGCGGACGCAGCACACGCCTGGACATCTTGTGTATAG